The DNA sequence CTCGATCTACTGATGGCGCTGGCCGAAGGTGACCCGATTGCCCAACAAGCATCAGCCGCTCCCCAGGATGGCAATGCACTGGGCTGGGAACTGGCCCGCCTGCTGCCCATAGAACCGGAGCTGCGAATCAGTCTGCTGGAGCTGAATGATCCGGGAGAACGCCTGCAACAAATTCGCAACTGGCTAATCACAATGAGCCAGAGCTAACCGCCCAACTAATCAGCCACACTGGCCCGCAATCGGCTGGCAAGGGCTGGCAATAATGCGTCACAGGGCAAGGACAGCTTCAGGGCCACCAGCCCATCCGCACGGGTTTTCCCCTGATTGATCACCGCAATCGGTTTGCCCTGCGCCGCGGCCCAGCGACAAAAACGGAACCCGGAATAAACCATCAGGGAGGAACCCACCACCAACAGGGCCTCGGCACGCTGAAGTTCTGCAGCCGCGTCTGCAACCACCTGCTGCGGCACCGTACCACCGAAAAATACCGCATCCGGCTTGAGCGTGCCCCCGCAAAATTGGCATTCGCACACCTGTAGCGCTGAATAATCCAGATCGTCCAGCTCCGCGTCACCATCCGGACCGACCTCTCCCACCTGTTGCGCAAAAAGTCCGTTGTGCTGCTCCAGCCAACGCTGAATATCCTCCCGATGGAATAACGCATCACAGCCCAGGCAACGCACGCGATCGATGCGA is a window from the Porticoccus hydrocarbonoclasticus MCTG13d genome containing:
- a CDS encoding NAD-dependent protein deacetylase is translated as MMDNEPLQLLADFVHRYPDLLVLSGAGISASSGVPTYRNSEGQWQRRPPVQHGDFLNNYGTRQRFWARNMVGWRFMRDARPSPSHFALAGLEALGMIRSVVTQNVDGLHQRAGSRRVIDLHGRIDRVRCLGCDALFHREDIQRWLEQHNGLFAQQVGEVGPDGDAELDDLDYSALQVCECQFCGGTLKPDAVFFGGTVPQQVVADAAAELQRAEALLVVGSSLMVYSGFRFCRWAAAQGKPIAVINQGKTRADGLVALKLSLPCDALLPALASRLRASVAD